From the genome of Bradyrhizobium elkanii USDA 76, one region includes:
- a CDS encoding PilZ domain-containing protein, translating into MSTTIRYKTDSQRTILLKRGTIFFRNTSVGCLVLNISTGGAGLAVESDVTIPFAFDLEIESEPIRRHCIVAWRLERRLGVTFDSDRMQRPASGPV; encoded by the coding sequence GTGAGCACAACAATAAGATACAAGACCGACAGCCAACGAACGATCCTGTTGAAGCGCGGGACGATCTTCTTCCGCAACACCAGTGTCGGATGTCTTGTGCTCAACATCTCGACCGGCGGCGCGGGGCTCGCCGTGGAAAGCGACGTCACAATCCCGTTCGCATTCGACCTCGAGATCGAGAGCGAACCGATCCGGCGGCACTGCATCGTGGCCTGGCGCCTGGAGCGGCGGCTCGGCGTGACCTTCGACTCTGACCGGATGCAGCGCCCCGCAAGCGGCCCCGTCTAG
- a CDS encoding pilus assembly protein TadG-related protein, with the protein MRGVLTLMRRFGADERGNFAMISAGLMTLLIGCAGLAIDLGTIFADRRKTQSTADLAAIVAAANLNNPVNAATATVTQNKYPASALVKVETGTYTANSAIAPQARFVTPAVGTPNAARVTLNTQTPLYFARYLTGASSFTIKTTATATSTEMASFAIGSRLLSVNGGALNALLGSMLGTTLSLSVMDYNALISAKIDALDFLSALATRVNLTGVTYSDLLSSNIKVGDIVASALTTQQITNGANAATTALSTISQAVTGSTTKISPGTLVDLGPFANLTVGQKPKVGASVSVFDLISTVAQIANGNHQIATSVNLGLPGIANVSVLMTIGERPVGSSWIAIGTQGVSVHTAQTRILATINVLGSGSIASINLPVYVEVASGTATLNAVSCGHPNINTSQVTVGVTPGIVDAWIGNVTVADMTNFTTKPNPPPATLVNLGLATVTGLAHAGMGNTTPTNVNFSYSDIQAGTKKTVTTTNFLSSLTGSLLGDLSINIAGIPLPGLGALVMSILNGVTSSVDQVLASLLATLGIGLGQVDVWVLGIRCDGAVLVN; encoded by the coding sequence ATGAGAGGCGTCCTCACGCTGATGCGGCGCTTTGGCGCCGACGAACGAGGAAACTTCGCGATGATCAGCGCCGGCCTGATGACGCTCCTGATCGGGTGCGCCGGGCTTGCAATCGATCTCGGCACCATCTTCGCCGACCGGCGCAAGACGCAGAGCACCGCCGATCTCGCCGCGATCGTCGCCGCCGCCAACCTGAACAATCCGGTCAACGCCGCCACCGCGACCGTGACGCAGAACAAGTACCCGGCCAGCGCGCTGGTCAAGGTCGAGACAGGAACCTACACCGCAAACAGCGCCATCGCGCCGCAGGCCCGTTTCGTGACCCCGGCGGTTGGCACTCCCAACGCCGCGCGGGTCACGCTGAACACCCAGACCCCGCTCTACTTCGCGCGCTACCTGACCGGCGCGAGCAGCTTCACCATCAAGACGACCGCCACCGCGACATCGACCGAAATGGCTTCGTTCGCGATCGGCTCGAGGCTGCTCTCGGTCAACGGCGGCGCGCTCAATGCGCTGCTCGGCTCGATGCTCGGCACCACGCTGTCGCTCTCGGTGATGGACTACAATGCGCTGATCAGCGCGAAGATCGACGCACTGGACTTCCTGTCGGCACTGGCAACCCGGGTCAACCTGACCGGCGTCACCTATAGCGACCTGCTGAGCAGCAACATCAAAGTCGGCGACATCGTCGCGTCCGCGCTGACCACCCAGCAGATCACCAACGGCGCCAACGCAGCGACGACCGCGCTGTCGACGATCTCCCAGGCCGTCACCGGCTCCACCACCAAGATTTCGCCCGGCACGCTGGTCGACCTCGGTCCCTTTGCCAATCTCACGGTGGGGCAGAAACCCAAGGTCGGCGCCAGTGTGTCGGTGTTCGACCTGATTTCCACGGTGGCGCAGATCGCCAACGGCAACCATCAGATCGCAACCTCGGTCAACCTCGGCCTGCCGGGCATCGCCAACGTCTCCGTGCTCATGACCATCGGTGAACGGCCGGTCGGCTCGAGCTGGATCGCGATCGGCACCCAGGGCGTGAGCGTCCACACCGCTCAGACCAGGATCCTGGCAACCATCAACGTTCTCGGCTCCGGCAGCATCGCGTCGATCAATCTCCCGGTCTATGTCGAGGTCGCCTCGGGGACCGCGACGCTCAACGCGGTATCCTGCGGCCATCCGAACATCAACACCTCGCAGGTGACGGTCGGCGTGACGCCGGGGATCGTGGATGCATGGATCGGCAACGTCACGGTCGCCGACATGACCAACTTCACGACCAAGCCCAATCCGCCGCCGGCGACACTGGTCAACCTCGGTCTCGCCACCGTCACCGGCCTCGCCCATGCCGGCATGGGCAACACCACGCCGACCAATGTCAATTTCAGCTACAGCGATATCCAGGCAGGGACCAAGAAGACTGTGACGACGACCAACTTCCTTTCGTCGCTGACAGGAAGCCTGCTCGGCGACCTCTCGATCAACATCGCCGGCATTCCGCTTCCCGGATTGGGCGCGCTCGTCATGAGCATCCTGAACGGCGTGACGAGTTCAGTCGATCAGGTGCTGGCGTCGCTGCTCGCGACGCTCGGCATCGGGCTCGGCCAGGTCGACGTTTGGGTGCTGGGCATCCGCTGCGACGGCGCCGTGCTGGTGAACTAG
- a CDS encoding TadE/TadG family type IV pilus assembly protein, with protein MTSFFRCRSGASAVEFALMLPLFLAFIFGIIVFGSYLAMVHGVQQLAAEAARSSIAGMTDTERNSLATNYVTANASTYPLLVAANLTVNAAPSPSNANVYVVTVNYNAAGNFIYKLPFVPAPASTIVRSAAIQYGGF; from the coding sequence ATGACCAGTTTTTTTCGCTGCCGAAGCGGTGCGTCTGCCGTCGAATTCGCGCTGATGCTGCCGCTGTTTCTTGCCTTCATTTTCGGCATCATCGTCTTCGGCTCGTATCTCGCCATGGTGCATGGCGTTCAGCAACTCGCCGCCGAAGCGGCGCGGTCATCCATCGCGGGAATGACCGACACCGAACGCAACAGCCTCGCGACGAACTACGTCACCGCCAACGCGTCGACCTATCCGTTGCTCGTTGCCGCCAATCTCACGGTCAATGCCGCGCCGTCTCCATCGAATGCCAACGTCTACGTCGTGACGGTCAACTACAACGCGGCCGGCAACTTCATCTACAAGCTGCCCTTCGTCCCCGCGCCGGCGAGCACCATCGTCCGCTCCGCGGCGATTCAGTACGGGGGATTCTAG
- a CDS encoding LysR family transcriptional regulator — protein MHRPRQHLNIPTEIVRTVVAIAETGSLSKAGERLGLSQPAISSQVKRLQSLIGGALFVRTANGTTTTELGKVAVQQARRILEANDQLLRLGGNHEGPQPLRLGISTMLAEEFLKLHPSDALADVLLHADMSPVVIRGLIDGYIDIAFVYSNPSQENEDEVTIAAEAAERSVWVRSRDFVLRPGAPIPILAWPGDDWMIRTLTKHNITYKIVFRSPNHQLRLEAARAGYGLTACPERMIPSSLISAKDYYLPELPMQKRLLCIRPGLEGSRATAMVQRLSSLFFSGTKPMRQVSNM, from the coding sequence ATGCATAGACCGCGTCAACATTTGAATATTCCTACTGAAATCGTTCGCACCGTCGTTGCGATCGCGGAGACAGGCAGCCTGTCGAAAGCCGGGGAGCGTCTCGGCCTCAGCCAGCCGGCGATCAGTTCGCAGGTCAAGCGCCTGCAAAGCCTGATTGGTGGCGCACTCTTCGTCAGAACCGCAAACGGCACCACGACCACAGAGCTCGGCAAGGTCGCTGTGCAGCAGGCGAGGCGCATCCTCGAAGCCAACGATCAACTGCTTCGGCTCGGCGGCAATCATGAAGGACCCCAGCCGTTGCGGCTGGGAATCAGCACGATGCTCGCCGAGGAATTCCTGAAGCTGCATCCCTCCGATGCACTCGCCGACGTTTTGCTTCACGCCGACATGTCACCGGTCGTCATCAGGGGATTGATCGACGGCTACATCGACATCGCGTTCGTCTACAGCAACCCTTCGCAGGAGAACGAAGACGAGGTGACGATCGCCGCCGAGGCTGCCGAGCGGTCGGTGTGGGTGCGATCTCGTGATTTTGTGCTGCGGCCGGGCGCCCCGATCCCGATCCTGGCCTGGCCGGGTGACGACTGGATGATCCGGACGCTCACCAAGCACAACATCACGTACAAGATCGTGTTCAGGAGCCCGAACCATCAGCTGCGTCTGGAAGCCGCACGGGCCGGATACGGCCTGACGGCGTGCCCCGAGCGGATGATCCCGTCCTCGCTGATTTCCGCGAAGGACTATTATCTTCCGGAGCTTCCGATGCAGAAGCGCCTGCTGTGCATTCGCCCTGGTCTCGAAGGAAGCCGCGCCACGGCGATGGTGCAGCGGTTGTCCAGCCTGTTCTTCAGCGGCACGAAGCCGATGCGTCAGGTGAGCAACATGTAG
- a CDS encoding SlyX family protein: MNDTAKLSERIDALEVRLTYQDETIETLNQTITAQWKQIDALTRQIAELRDRLQEAERQAPGPANERPPHY, translated from the coding sequence ATGAATGACACGGCCAAGCTGAGCGAGCGGATCGATGCACTGGAGGTCCGCCTGACCTATCAGGACGAAACCATCGAGACGCTGAACCAGACCATCACGGCACAATGGAAGCAGATCGACGCGCTGACGCGCCAGATCGCCGAGTTGCGCGACCGGCTTCAGGAGGCCGAACGCCAGGCGCCCGGCCCCGCCAACGAGCGCCCACCGCACTATTGA